CCATTCAAATACAACTCTGCAAATTCACATCGTGGCGCATAATAAGCCCCAAGAGCAGCAGACAACCGATACGCAATAAAATTCCGCATCAACGTTTTGTCAGCATAATTCGCAATTAGCGCCCAATCCTTATCCTTTGGCATGCCTAGCATCGATTGTTTCTTAGCAAACTCAATCTTATAACTTTTTTTAGGCATTCCCCACGATGAATTTCCTCTCCCTCTTATGGTCAAATCAAGAATTTCGCTTTCGGCTTTTTTCTTGCCCCATATTTGGAGTTTAGCGGGAATTTCTGTTTCGCGGTCTTTAATCTTTTGCTGATTTTCCGTATAAATTACAATGCGGGGAATATTTGCGTAAGGATATTCCTTGTCATTCGGTTTAAACGTATCGGGATAAAGTTCTTTTGAAGAAGAACTTTTTGCTTTCGAAGAACTTGAACTTTGCAAACTTGCCGTTGGTTCATCCGCATCCGCTGAGGAGCTGTCGTCACACGCACTCAGAACTGCCGTCGCTAGAGCAATGCACAAAAAAAACATATATGCGGCATGCGATTTCCAACCAGCTCGAATCATGTTTCTTACTCCAAGATACCCAAAGATAGCATTATTTACACCATGGGTATTTCAAAAGCACGCCATTTCCTACAAAAAGGCTATACAATTACGTTCAGAAACTTTTTTCAGAGGGTTTTATCATCTATTCAAGAATTTCAATATTCTTTTGCAATAGTCCGGGGCTTCGTCGTTCACGGCATGGCCGTAGTTCTCGTAAACATAAAGTTCCACCGGAGTTCCATTTTGCTTTAGTGCTTCGGCAATTTCCCTAGAAGCGATTACGCCCAAGGTTTGGTCAAGTTTCGCACCCAAGACGAGTGTCGGGCACGTGACGTTTTCAAAATTTGCATAGGCTTCGAAATCAAGGCACGCGCGGGCGAGTTCAATGCCTAGAGCGTCCATTGCCTCAGCGGTATCCGTCGCCATTTTTTCCATCAAGTACGAATCACCAAAATTCTTTTTGCGGTCGAACAGATAAACTGTAAAACCGTCTTTGAATATTTTATACGAATCCGCTACCATCTAGGCAACGCTCATCGTACTTTTCAAGCTCATGCCAGGGAGCAATACAAGCGGGCGGGCACACGTGCCGAACTTGGCATAATCCATTTAAAAATTATTCGTCTTAACGGTCTGTACTAACGTTTCTGTCATACGACAAGATACTATAATTTCAAGGTTTTCAAATAAGTTTTTTGCCAGTCTGTGGTGCGATTGCTTTCGATTGCCTTTTGGATGGTCTTGTTGTGCGTCCACGCATCGAGTTTGCATTTTTCAATGAACGGGAGCGTAGCGTTGTACTGCTTGGCAAGTGCTGTCGCAAAGAACCTCGCGACCATCATTCGCAACCCAATTCAAGAATTTCGTGTCAAAGTCATCTTCCAAGAAAAACGACATCAGCGTTTCAATACCAAAGCGTGCCGTATAAACTATCGTCACGGGAGTATTTATCCAATGTTGAACATATTTCAAAAGGCGCTTGCGGTTCGCGGTTTTTGCAGATGGCTTGCAAAGTTCTTCGCAATGGTGCGCAATTCGGGAGTGCGTACGCAGATAATCGACTATGCATCCGTAGTCGGGATTATCATGCTATGGAAAGCCTTGAATTTCAAGTCCTGTTTTGCGAAAAGAGCTTTTTGAATTTCATTGATGATGGTCATTTTACTACGCCGTTTTTTTTAAGCTCGTTTCAAAGACTTCAAGATAACGAATTTTGAACTTTTTTCTAAATTTGCGCGCATGGCAGAAAAAAAGAAAATCCTCGTAATGGTCGCAAGCCCGAAGAATGAACGCAGTGGCACTCTCATCCCGACGAAGGCTTTTGTCGAAGGGCTGGAGCAGAACGGCGACTACGAGACCGAGTACATTTTCATTGACAGAATGAACATCAAGCCGTGTCGCGGTTGCCTCAGTTGCTGGGGGCGCGAGGACGGTTCGTGCTTTATGAAGGACGACGACGTGCCGATGATCCGCGAAAAGCTCATCAATTCGGATATTGTCATCTGGAGTTTTCCGCTGTTCCTGTTCAGCATTCCTGGGCAGATGAAGGTCCTGATGGACCGCATCGTGGGCATGGTCCACCCGTACATGGGCCAGAAGCTCAAGGAAGGCGCCAATGCGATGAATTCGCACTTGCACGGATTGCAATTCCAGAAGGAAGGTCAGAAGATTATCCTGCTTTCGAGTTGCGCCTGGATGGACATCGACGTAGTTTATGAACCTATCCGCAAGCAGTTCGACATCATCCTCGGGCACGAGGGTTACACGCTTATTGCCTGCCCGCAGATGCGCGCGCTCGACCACCGTGGCGGTCCGCGTCGTTTGAATATGCTCCGAAAAAAGTACCGCAAGGGCGGTGCCGAACTAGCTACGACAGGAAAGCTCTCTCAAGAAGCGATTGACTTGATGCAGAAGCCGATTTTCAGCGAAGACGCTTACGTGACGCTCGTGACTGAATTCGTGACGCATATGTTCGATAGAGACGATAATTTCTAGCGCCTTCGGCGAGTTACTAGTTAATAGTTATTAGTTACTAGAAATTTGTTAAAAGTCGCGGCTTTGCCGCATGTGTCATGCCCCGCTCCAACGGGGCATCTTCTTTTTTCAAGCACAAAAATAACTGGATTGGGCTGAAGCCCCAACTCTTTGGCTCGGTTATAAAAATGAGCAAACTCATTTTTGCAACGTTCGCCTTCTGAGTTGTCTTCGCTACGCTCAGGATGACGTATTGGGAGCAAATACAGAAAAACCCTGGCAGATGCCAGGGTTTTCCGTAAAAGCAAAATCGCAGATTAGCGCTTGCTGAACTGGAAGTGCTTACGAGCCTTCTTGCGGCCGAACTTCTTACGTTCAACGGCACGTGCGTCACGAGTCATGAGGCCTTCCTTCTTGAGAGCCGGCTTCACTTCTGCGTCGTTAGCAACGAGTGCGCGGGAAATGCCGAGACGGACAGCGCCCATCTGGCCAGCGATGCCACCGCCACGAGCGGTAACTTCGACGTCCCATTCTTCAGCGTTGCCAAGGATGGCGAACGGAAGATTTGCAATCATGTCCTGCACTTCAGAATGGAAGTATTCCTTGAAATCACGACCATTGATTGTGCGCTTGCCGGAACCCGGCTTCAGAATCACAGCGGCGATGGCGTTCTTGCGACGGCCAGTGCCGCGGTAGATCTTCTTATTCTTTGCTGTAGCCATAGTTTTCTCCGTTCTAAATTAAAGTTCTACGACTTCGGGTTTCTGGGCAGCGAACGGATGTTCGGCACCTGCAAAAATCTTGAGCTTCTTGATCATCTTGTGGCCAAGAGCGCTGTGCGGGAGCATGCCCCAAATGGCAGCTTCGAGCGGAGCAGTCGGGTTCTTTGCCAAGAGGTCAGCAAAGTTGATCCAACGTTCACCGGCGATGTGGCCAGTGTGGTGGAAATACTGCTTCTGGAGAGCCTTGTTGCCAGAAACGGCAACCTTTTCAGCGTTGATAACAACCACGAAGTCGCCAGTGTCGACGTTCGGGGAATAGATGGCCTTGTGTTTGCCCATGAGGAGACGAGCAACTTCGCTTGCAACGCGTCCCATCGGCTTGTCAGCTGCATCCACAAGCTTCCACTTGCGGGAGACAGTCTT
This is a stretch of genomic DNA from Fibrobacter sp. UWB13. It encodes these proteins:
- the rplM gene encoding 50S ribosomal protein L13 is translated as MKTITVNPKTVSRKWKLVDAADKPMGRVASEVARLLMGKHKAIYSPNVDTGDFVVVINAEKVAVSGNKALQKQYFHHTGHIAGERWINFADLLAKNPTAPLEAAIWGMLPHSALGHKMIKKLKIFAGAEHPFAAQKPEVVEL
- a CDS encoding flavodoxin family protein, with translation MAEKKKILVMVASPKNERSGTLIPTKAFVEGLEQNGDYETEYIFIDRMNIKPCRGCLSCWGREDGSCFMKDDDVPMIREKLINSDIVIWSFPLFLFSIPGQMKVLMDRIVGMVHPYMGQKLKEGANAMNSHLHGLQFQKEGQKIILLSSCAWMDIDVVYEPIRKQFDIILGHEGYTLIACPQMRALDHRGGPRRLNMLRKKYRKGGAELATTGKLSQEAIDLMQKPIFSEDAYVTLVTEFVTHMFDRDDNF
- a CDS encoding alpha/beta fold hydrolase; translation: MVADSYKIFKDGFTVYLFDRKKNFGDSYLMEKMATDTAEAMDALGIELARACLDFEAYANFENVTCPTLVLGAKLDQTLGVIASREIAEALKQNGTPVELYVYENYGHAVNDEAPDYCKRILKFLNR
- the rpsI gene encoding 30S ribosomal protein S9, encoding MATAKNKKIYRGTGRRKNAIAAVILKPGSGKRTINGRDFKEYFHSEVQDMIANLPFAILGNAEEWDVEVTARGGGIAGQMGAVRLGISRALVANDAEVKPALKKEGLMTRDARAVERKKFGRKKARKHFQFSKR